A single Vanacampus margaritifer isolate UIUO_Vmar chromosome 14, RoL_Vmar_1.0, whole genome shotgun sequence DNA region contains:
- the surf2 gene encoding surfeit locus protein 2 gives MADLPADVKAFLVTHPFLELTDSKKIKCTLNGHEFPCNLEELQNFIKGKKYQKLSSQAEFNYSQYEPHIVPSSKQPNQLFCKLTLRHLNRQPHHLLKHVNGKRFKKALGKYEECVKQGIEFVPIRLQQKRPKETSTDVQRGRKSKHGNGGWEASSSDDENRSDSEDSMSDLYPSAVFTMKDSAEENMEAVPREDEDDFQTDEDDEMEVDALPVQKRKKVQGGGGSQKKFKNNRKDRNKKSVKMINGK, from the exons ATGGCGGATTTACCTGCGGACGTGAAAGCTTTCCTCGTCACGCACCCTTTTCTCGAGCTAACTGACAGTAAAAAG ATAAAGTGCACACTGAATGGCCATGAGTTTCCATGCAACCTGGAGGAGCTGCAGAACTTCATCAAAGGGAAAAAGTATCAGAAGCTGAGCTCCCAAGCAGAATTTAACTACAGCCAGTATGAACCCCACATCGTACCAAGCTCAAAACAACC CAATCAGCTCTTTTGTAAGCTGACCCTCAGACACCTGAACAGGCAGCCACACCATCTATTAAAACACGTCAACGGGAAGCGCTTCAAGAAGGCCCTTGGCAAAT ATGAGGAATGCGTGAAGCAGGGCATCGAGTTCGTCCCAATCAGGCTCCAGCAGAAAAGGCCGAAGGAGACGAGCACGGACGTCCAGCGGGGCAGGAAGTCCAAACATGGCAACGGCGGGTGGGAGGCGTCCTCCAGCGACGACGAAAACCGCAGCGACTCGGAAGATAGCATGAGCGACCTCTATCCCT CGGCTGTCTTCACTATGAAGGACTCGGCCGAGGAGAACATGGAGGCGGTACCGCGCGAGGACGAGGATGACTTCCAAACGGATGAGGATGACGAGATGGAGGTGGACGCGCTACCCGTGCAGAAACGTAAAAAG GTCCAAGGTGGGGGCGGCTCTCAGAAGAAATTCAAAAACAACAGGAAAGACCGtaataaaaaatctgtgaaaatgataaatggaaaataa
- the ciz1a gene encoding cdkn1a interacting zinc finger protein 1a isoform X1, whose translation MFNPHNHQQQQQHFHQHLRQLQQLFHQQQPPPPPPPPPPPSQPAAAPHVARHHHQAPRAIPVPPHTAPPNPRMVNLCQATQTTIISPNPMLQGALMMQQMQGNMRSFGMGGQQFRQFFTATNRSLLGPVPIGMAMKSPLMGFPGAARPFHPHPRYYSNAAATTSTATTSTVMASSVTTTSTLDKKADNEQMADGCTADIPAARKDGEPETDEGVEWLDGSAQSFEEQLQEPAVKRQRMSGSEEDVATADSDGDNLSLECNTEEGAQLDGCLLLQEGDPDPGSEVEESHATVLGDGEPSDKQEVEGSSAEGVNKFYCYLCTITCHSQENFRSHMNSVTHQQRMMEIQHMSNACLVTLLPRLHETLQGAGKDGEKKADTQRWCATCCARYSTSISDHRRTEEHKLASRAAVSSCSICKKHFRSSKLFVAHLQSQEHRQRLEKQLQENECSGTSSKLLDIDGIEMEEEEGQDERLYWNEEDYPENQDGWSSCREVTLKDVSSDEQYDPDTVYGSSFFLPVAGFICRLCNKFYHFDSSAIHTHCKSLKHFDNLKRHKEAFGEKCDNIDNSNPRCSRGTPTDSLGGACPTSTTGSVS comes from the exons ATGTTCAACCCCCACAACcaccagcagcaacagcagcattTCCACCAGCACCTGCGGCAGCTACAACAACTTTTCCACCAGCAGCAGCCTCCGCCACCGCCTCCGCCTCCGCCTCCGCCGTCACAGCCCGCTGCGGCTCCCCATGTCGCCCGTCACCATCACCAGGCACCGCG AGCCATCCCTGTGCCTCCACATACAGCGCCACCTAATCCCAGAATGGTCAACCTGTGCCAGGCAACCCAGACCACCATTATCAGCCCCAATCCCATGCTGCAGGGAGCCTTAATGATGCAGCAGATGCAGG GTAACATGCGGAGCTTTGGGATGGGTGGACAGCAGTTCCGTCAGTTCTTCACAGCAACAAACAGGTCTCTGCTGGGTCCGGTTCCAATCGGCATGGCAATGAAGTCCCCACTCATGGGTTTCCCCGGCGCTGCTCGACCCTTCCACCCTCACCCTCGCTACTACAGTAATGCAGCAGCCACCACCAGCACTGCTACTACCAGCACGGTCATGGCCTCCTCAGTCACCACTACCAGCACA CTGGACAAGAAGGCTGACAATGAGCAGATGGCAGATGGTTGTACAGCTGATATTCCAGCAGCTAGGAAAGACGGGGAGCCTGAAACAG ATGAGGGTGTGGAATGGTTGGATGGATCTGCGCAGAGCTTTGAGGAACAGCTTCAAGAACCTGCAGTGAAGAGGCAGAGGATGTCAGG ATCTGAGGAGGATGTCGCCACAGCAGATTCAGATGGCGATAATCTCTCTTTAGAATGTAACACGGAAGAAGGCGCACAGCTTGATG GCTGCCTCCTCCTACAGGAAGGAGACCCTGACCCGGGTTCAGAAGTGGAGGAGAGCCACGCCACCGTGCTGGGTGATGGTGAGCCATcagacaaacaggaagtggagggCAGTTCTGCGGAGGGTGTCAACAAGTTTTATTGCTACCTCTGCACCATCACCTGCCACAGTCAGGAA aatttccGCAGTCACATGAACAGCGTTACCCACCAGCAGAGGATGATGGAGATTCAGCACATGAGCAACGCCTGCCTCGTCACACTGCTGCCACGACTGCACGAGACTCTACAGGGGGCCGGTAAAGACGG agagaaaaaagcagACACGCAGCGCTGGTGCGCAACCTGTTGCGCTCGCTACTCCACCAGCATCTCGGACCATCGACGCACAGAGGAGCACAAA CTTGCGAGCAGAGCAGCCGTGTCGTCCTGCAGCATCTGCAAGAAACACTTCAGAAGCTCGAAGCTATTTGTGGCACACTTGCAGTCCCAGGAGCACCGTCAGAGATTAGAGAAG CAGCTTCAGGAAAACGAGTGCTCTGGCACCTCATCCAAGCTGCTGGACATTGACGGCATTgagatggaggaagaggagggtcaGGATGAGAGGCTCTACTGGAATGAAGAAGACTACCCTGAAAAccag GATGGATGGAGCTCATGTAGAGAGGTGACTCTGAAGGACGTGTCGAGTGATGAGCAGTATGACCCTGACACAGTCTACG GTTCCAGCTTCTTTCTGCCGGTAGCTGGTTTCATCTGCCGACTTTGCAACAAGTTCTACCATTTTGACTCGTCggctatacacacacactgcaagTCCCTCAAGCACTTTGACAACCTTAAG AGACACAAAGAAGCATTTGGCGAAAAGTGTGACAACATTGACAACAGCAACCCCAGATGTTCGAGAGGAACGCCCACAGACTCTCTGGGAGGAGCTTGCCCCACTAGTACTACAGGGTCGGTATCATAA
- the LOC144034230 gene encoding uncharacterized protein LOC144034230 produces MYAITKVKSEELCGAQVENERHRQLLDTVCKQIRVVLNRADVSEKYLRLERQDPQFPDIKEEACEPLGVKEEEHPQPTNIKIEERRTPYIKEEEDFTEFPVMAVLQKTEDEGQSGIGCSKPAALVRISGSDTGWMDKEKKVAEPPRRSSSQPMAETNGEPCGRSQGDTWLAPMSDGDSMSQSPDTDDDDDGQSEGDRTRHTDSREKPFACSLCGKSYYRKADLNLHVRIHTGDKSFSCSVCGKSFFSNSNLKRHTRAHASFACSTCGESFSCKWTLKSHTRSHAGAKPFSCSVCGKSFSLKATLKKHTRTHTGEKPFACSLCGKTFYDKGGLNTHARVHTGEKPFNCLVCDQSFTTSSSLQKHKRRHTGDKPFVCSICAQTFTTNSQLKIHTRTHTGEKPFACSVCSKRFSHKHSLNFHTQTHAREKTSQYSQKKNRWKRA; encoded by the exons ATGTACGCAATAACGAAAGTCAAGTCCGAAGAGCTTTGTGGCGCACAAGTGGAGAATGAGCGACATCGTCAACTGCTGGACACTGTTTGCAAGCAAATTCgagttgtgttgaacagagcag ATGTCAGTGAAAAATATCTCCGTCTTGAGCGGCAGGACCCACAGTTCCCTGACATAAAAGAGGAGGCGTGTGAGCCTCTTGGTGTCAAAGAGGAAGAGCATCCGCAGCCCACCAACATAAAAATAGAGGAGCGGCGGACAccatacattaaagaggaggaggatttcacagagtttcCAGTGATGGCTGTTCTGCAGAAGACTGAAGATGAAGGTCAGtctgggataggctgcagcaAGCCCGCggccctcgtgaggataagcggttcagatactGGGTGGATGGACAAAGAGAAGAAAGTGGCAGAGCCTCCACGCAGAAGCTCAAGTCAACCCATGGCAGAAACTAATGGTGAACCCTGTGGAAGATCACAAGGAGATAcctggctagctcccatgtCAGATGGTGACAGCATGTCACAGTCTCCTgacactgatgatgatgatgatggacaGTCTGAAGGTGATAGGACACGTCACACTGACAGcagagagaaaccttttgcttgctcactTTGTGGCAAAAGTTACTATCGGAAAGCAGATTTAAATCTACACGTAAGAATCCACACCGGTGACAAATCGTTTTCCTGCTCGGTTTGtggcaaaagctttttttcaaatagtaatttaaaaagacacacaagagcCCACGCTAGTTTTGCTTGCTCAACATGTGGTGAAAGTTTCTCGTGTAAGTGGACATTAAAATCACACACGCGATCACACGCTGGCgcaaaacctttttcctgctcggtttgtggtaaAAGTTTCTCATTGAAGGCAACTTTGAAGAAACAcacgagaacccacactggtgagaaacctttcgCCTGCTCACTTTGCGGTAAAACATTCTATGATAAGGGAGGCTTGAACACACACGCGCGAGTTCACACCGGCGAGAAACCTTTTAACTGCTTGGTTTGCGATCAAAGTTTCACTACAAGCAGCAgtctacaaaaacacaaaagaagacacactggtgacaaaccttttgtctgctcaATATGTGCTCAAACTTTCACTACAAATAGccaattaaaaatacacacgcggacacacactggtgagaaaccttttgcctgctccgtTTGTAGTAAAAGATTTTCTCACAAGCATAGCTTAAactttcacacacaaacacacgctcgTGAGAAAACCTcccaatattcgcaaaagaagaacagatggaaacgggcataa
- the bbln gene encoding bublin coiled-coil protein: protein MSGPNGDPVVSIDDGIIEDGDEFNDEEFTAVNSMLDQINSYLDGLEEKNDALNDKMHELLESNRQARLEFRAQLGEQRPGDSLQGTDKDPDQEAGN, encoded by the exons ATGTCTGGACCAAATGGAGATCCTGTCGTCTCCATTGATGACGGCATCATCGAGGACGGCGATGAATTTAATGACGAAG AGTTTACAGCAGTCAACTCCATGCTGGACCAGATTAATTCGTACCTCGACGGCCTGGAGGAGAAAAACGACGCTCTCAACGACAAAATGCACGAACTCCTCGAGTCCAATCGGCAAGCCCGACTGGAATTCAGAGCCCAACTGGGAGAGCAACGGCCCGGGGACTCTTTGCAAGGTACAGACAAGGACCCCGACCAAGAGGCGGGCAACTGA
- the LOC144033916 gene encoding histone H4, producing the protein MSGRGKGGKGLGKGGAKRHRKVLRDNIQGITKPAIRRLARRGGVKRISGLIYEETRGVLKVFLENVIRDAVTYTEHAKRKTVTAMDVVYALKRQGRTLYGFGG; encoded by the coding sequence ATGTCTGGAAGAGGTAAAGGTGGTAAAGGATTGGGAAAAGGAGGCGCCAAGCGTCACCGCAAAGTTCTTCGTGATAACATCCAGGGCATTACTAAGCCCGCCATTCGCCGTCTGGCTCGCCGCGGTGGAGTCAAGCGCATCTCCGGACTCATCTATGAGGAAACCCGTGGTGTGCTCAAGGTCTTCCTGGAGAACGTCATCCGCGACGCTGTCACCTACACCGAGCATGCCAAGAGGAAGACTGTGACTGCCATGGATGTGGTGTACGCTCTCAAGAGGCAGGGCCGCACTCTATACGGTTTCGGCGGCTAA
- the LOC144064088 gene encoding histone H2A-like — translation MSGRGKTGGKARAKAKTRSSRAGLQFPVGRVHRLLRKGNYGERIGAGAPVYLAAVLEYLTAEILELAGNAARDNKKTRIIPRHLQLAVRNDEELNKLLGGVTIAQGGVLPNIQAVLLPKKTEKAAKSK, via the coding sequence ATGTCCGGAAGAGGGAAAACTGGTGGTAAAGCAAGAGCCAAGGCGAAGACTCGCTCTTCTCGTGCCGGCCTGCAATTTCCAGTAGGTCGTGTTCACAGACTTCTCCGCAAGGGCAATTATGGCGAGCGTATTGGGGCCGGCGCACCCGTCTACTTGGCGGCTGTGCTTGAATATCTGACCGCCGAGATCTTGGAATTGGCTGGTAACGCAGCCCGTGACAACAAGAAAACTAGGATCATTCCCCGCCACTTGCAGTTGGCTGTCCGCAACGATGAAGAGCTCAACAAACTCCTTGGCGGAGTTACCATCGCTCAGGGTGGTGTGTTGCCCAACATTCAGGCTGTGCTACTGCCTAAGAAGACTGAAAAAGCTGCCAAATCCAAGTAA
- the LOC144033947 gene encoding histone H2B 1/2-like yields MPEPANPKTAPKKGSKKAVTKSASKTGRKRRKTRKESYAIYVYKVLKQVHPDTGISSKAMSIMNSFVNDIFERIASEASRLAHYNKRSTITSREIQTAVRLLLPGELAKHAVSEGTKAVTKYTSSK; encoded by the coding sequence ATGCCCGAACCAGCCAACCCGAAGACCGCCCCTAAAAAGGGCTCCAAGAAAGCCGTCACCAAATCCGCCAGCAAGACTGGCAGGAAGCGAAGGAAAACTAGGAAGGAGAGCTATGCTATCTACGTGTACAAGGTTCTGAAGCAGGTGCACCCCGACACCGGTATCTCCTCCAAGGCCATGAGCATCATGAATTCGTTCGTCAACGACATCTTCGAGCGCATCGCCTCGGAGGCGTCTCGTCTGGCTCATTACAACAAACGATCCACCATCACCTCCCGGGAGATCCAGACTGCAGTGCGTCTCCTTCTGCCTGGCGAGTTGGCCAAGCACGCCGTGTCTGAGGGCACCAAGGCCGTCACCAAGTACACTAGCTCAAAGTAG
- the LOC144034296 gene encoding histone H2A-like: MSGRGKTGGKARAKAKTRSSRAGLQFPVGRVHRLLRKGNYAQRVGAGAPVYLAAVLEYLTAEILELAGNAARDNKKTRIIPRHLQLAVRNDEELNKLLGGVTIAQGGVLPNIQAVLLPKKTEKTAKSK; this comes from the coding sequence ATGAGCGGAAGGGGGAAAACCGGTGGCAAGGCTAGAGCAAAGGCAAAGACTCGATCTTCCCGTGCTGGGCTGCAGTTCCCGGTCGGTCGTGTCCACAGACTGCTGCGTAAAGGCAATTACGCTCAGCGCGTCGGTGCCGGCGCACCCGTCTACCTGGCGGCTGTGCTCGAATATCTGACCGCTGAGATCTTGGAGTTGGCCGGCAATGCTGCCCGTGACAACAAAAAGACGAGAATCATCCCGCGTCACCTACAGCTGGCTGTCCGCAACGATGAGGAGCTCAACAAACTTCTTGGCGGAGTGACTATCGCCCAGGGCGGTGTCTTGCCCAACATTCAGGCCGTTCTCCTGCCAAAGAAGACCGAGAAGACAGCCAAGTCCAAGTAA
- the LOC144034038 gene encoding histone H3, with product MARTKQTARKSTGGKAPRKQLATKAARKSAPATGGVKKPHRYRPGTVALREIRRYQKSTELLIRKLPFQRLVREIAQDFKTDLRFQSSAVMALQEASEAYLVGLFEDTNLCAIHAKRVTIMPKDIQLARRIRGERA from the coding sequence ATGGCAAGAACCAAGCAGACAGCCCGTAAATCCACCGGCGGCAAAGCCCCTAGGAAGCAGCTGGCCACCAAGGCAGCTCGCAAGAGCGCCCCGGCCACCGGCGGCGTCAAGAAGCCTCATCGTTACAGGCCCGGTACCGTGGCTCTCCGTGAGATCCGTCGCTACCAGAAGTCCACCGAGCTGCTTATCCGTAAACTGCCCTTCCAACGCCTGGTGAGGGAGATCGCTCAGGACTTCAAGACCGACCTCCGCTTCCAGAGCTCGGCCGTCATGGCTCTGCAGGAGGCTAGCGAGGCTTACCTTGTCGGTCTGTTCGAGGACACCAACCTGTGCGCCATTCACGCTAAGAGGGTCACCATCATGCCCAAAGACATCCAGCTGGCCCGCCGTATCCGCGGAGAGCGAGCTTAA
- the LOC144064087 gene encoding histone H2A-like, giving the protein MSGRGKTGGKARAKAKTRSSRAGLQFPVGRVHRLLRKGNYGERIGAGAPVYLAAVLEYLTAEILELAGNAARDNKKTRIIPRHLQLAVRNDEELNKLLGGVTIAQGGVLPNIQAVLLPKKTEKAAKSK; this is encoded by the coding sequence ATGTCCGGAAGAGGAAAAACTGGCGGTAAAGCGAGAGCAAAGGCGAAGACTCGCTCTTCTCGTGCCGGCCTGCAGTTTCCAGTAGGCCGTGTCCACAGACTTCTCCGCAAGGGCAACTATGGCGAGCGTATAGGTGCTGGCGCACCTGTCTATCTGGCGGCTGTACTCGAATACTTGACCGCTGAGATTCTCGAATTGGCTGGTAACGCAGCCCGCGATAACAAAAAGACCAGGATCATCCCCCGCCACCTGCAGTTGGCTGTCCGCAACGACGAGGAACTAAACAAACTTCTTGGCGGGGTCACTATCGCCCAGGGCGGCGTTTTGCCTAACATCCAGGCCGTGCTTCTTCCCAAGAAGACCGAGAAAGCCGCCAAATCAAAGTAA
- the LOC144033915 gene encoding histone H3-like yields MARTKQTARKSTGGKAPRKQLATKAARKSAPATGGVKKPHRYRPGTVALREIRRYQKSTELLIRKLPFQRLVREIAQDFKTDLRFQSSAIMALQESSEAYLVGLFEDTNLCAIHAKRVTIMPKDIQLARRIRGERA; encoded by the coding sequence ATGGCAAGAACCAAGCAGACAGCTCGTAAATCCACCGGCGGCAAAGCCCCCAGGAAGCAGCTGGCCACCAAAGCAGCCCGCAAGAGCGCCCCGGCCACCGGCGGCGTCAAGAAACCCCACCGCTACAGGCCCGGTACCGTGGCTCTCCGTGAGATCCGTCGCTACCAGAAGTCTACCGAGCTGCTTATTCGCAAGCTGCCTTTCCAACGCCTGGTGAGGGAGATCGCTCAGGACTTCAAGACCGACCTGCGCTTCCAGAGCTCCGCGATCATGGCTCTGCAGGAGTCTAGCGAGGCTTACCTTGTCGGTCTGTTCGAGGACACCAACCTGTGCGCCATTCACGCCAAGAGGGTCACCATCATGCCCAAAGACATCCAGCTGGCCCGTCGTATCCGCGGAGAGCGAGCTTAA
- the ciz1a gene encoding cdkn1a interacting zinc finger protein 1a isoform X2 yields MFNPHNHQQQQQHFHQHLRQLQQLFHQQQPPPPPPPPPPPSQPAAAPHVARHHHQAPRAIPVPPHTAPPNPRMVNLCQATQTTIISPNPMLQGALMMQQMQGNMRSFGMGGQQFRQFFTATNRSLLGPVPIGMAMKSPLMGFPGAARPFHPHPRYYSNAAATTSTATTSTVMASSVTTTSTLDKKADNEQMADGCTADIPAARKDGEPETDEGVEWLDGSAQSFEEQLQEPAVKRQRMSGSEEDVATADSDGDNLSLECNTEEGAQLDGCLLLQEGDPDPGSEVEESHATVLGDGEPSDKQEVEGSSAEGVNKFYCYLCTITCHSQENFRSHMNSVTHQQRMMEIQHMSNACLVTLLPRLHETLQGAGKDGEKKADTQRWCATCCARYSTSISDHRRTEEHKLASRAAVSSCSICKKHFRSSKLFVAHLQSQEHRQRLEKLQENECSGTSSKLLDIDGIEMEEEEGQDERLYWNEEDYPENQDGWSSCREVTLKDVSSDEQYDPDTVYGSSFFLPVAGFICRLCNKFYHFDSSAIHTHCKSLKHFDNLKRHKEAFGEKCDNIDNSNPRCSRGTPTDSLGGACPTSTTGSVS; encoded by the exons ATGTTCAACCCCCACAACcaccagcagcaacagcagcattTCCACCAGCACCTGCGGCAGCTACAACAACTTTTCCACCAGCAGCAGCCTCCGCCACCGCCTCCGCCTCCGCCTCCGCCGTCACAGCCCGCTGCGGCTCCCCATGTCGCCCGTCACCATCACCAGGCACCGCG AGCCATCCCTGTGCCTCCACATACAGCGCCACCTAATCCCAGAATGGTCAACCTGTGCCAGGCAACCCAGACCACCATTATCAGCCCCAATCCCATGCTGCAGGGAGCCTTAATGATGCAGCAGATGCAGG GTAACATGCGGAGCTTTGGGATGGGTGGACAGCAGTTCCGTCAGTTCTTCACAGCAACAAACAGGTCTCTGCTGGGTCCGGTTCCAATCGGCATGGCAATGAAGTCCCCACTCATGGGTTTCCCCGGCGCTGCTCGACCCTTCCACCCTCACCCTCGCTACTACAGTAATGCAGCAGCCACCACCAGCACTGCTACTACCAGCACGGTCATGGCCTCCTCAGTCACCACTACCAGCACA CTGGACAAGAAGGCTGACAATGAGCAGATGGCAGATGGTTGTACAGCTGATATTCCAGCAGCTAGGAAAGACGGGGAGCCTGAAACAG ATGAGGGTGTGGAATGGTTGGATGGATCTGCGCAGAGCTTTGAGGAACAGCTTCAAGAACCTGCAGTGAAGAGGCAGAGGATGTCAGG ATCTGAGGAGGATGTCGCCACAGCAGATTCAGATGGCGATAATCTCTCTTTAGAATGTAACACGGAAGAAGGCGCACAGCTTGATG GCTGCCTCCTCCTACAGGAAGGAGACCCTGACCCGGGTTCAGAAGTGGAGGAGAGCCACGCCACCGTGCTGGGTGATGGTGAGCCATcagacaaacaggaagtggagggCAGTTCTGCGGAGGGTGTCAACAAGTTTTATTGCTACCTCTGCACCATCACCTGCCACAGTCAGGAA aatttccGCAGTCACATGAACAGCGTTACCCACCAGCAGAGGATGATGGAGATTCAGCACATGAGCAACGCCTGCCTCGTCACACTGCTGCCACGACTGCACGAGACTCTACAGGGGGCCGGTAAAGACGG agagaaaaaagcagACACGCAGCGCTGGTGCGCAACCTGTTGCGCTCGCTACTCCACCAGCATCTCGGACCATCGACGCACAGAGGAGCACAAA CTTGCGAGCAGAGCAGCCGTGTCGTCCTGCAGCATCTGCAAGAAACACTTCAGAAGCTCGAAGCTATTTGTGGCACACTTGCAGTCCCAGGAGCACCGTCAGAGATTAGAGAAG CTTCAGGAAAACGAGTGCTCTGGCACCTCATCCAAGCTGCTGGACATTGACGGCATTgagatggaggaagaggagggtcaGGATGAGAGGCTCTACTGGAATGAAGAAGACTACCCTGAAAAccag GATGGATGGAGCTCATGTAGAGAGGTGACTCTGAAGGACGTGTCGAGTGATGAGCAGTATGACCCTGACACAGTCTACG GTTCCAGCTTCTTTCTGCCGGTAGCTGGTTTCATCTGCCGACTTTGCAACAAGTTCTACCATTTTGACTCGTCggctatacacacacactgcaagTCCCTCAAGCACTTTGACAACCTTAAG AGACACAAAGAAGCATTTGGCGAAAAGTGTGACAACATTGACAACAGCAACCCCAGATGTTCGAGAGGAACGCCCACAGACTCTCTGGGAGGAGCTTGCCCCACTAGTACTACAGGGTCGGTATCATAA